In one Bradyrhizobium sp. 4 genomic region, the following are encoded:
- the panC gene encoding pantoate--beta-alanine ligase, which translates to MQTITTVAELRRELAKACSAGKRVGLVPTMGYLHEGHLALVKASRAQCDVTVVSIFVNPTQFGPNEDLSSYPRDFLRDEKLCRDAGVAIVFAPGAREVYPAQFETFVEPGELAKPLCGAFRPGHFRGVATVVCKLFNMVRPDVVFFGQKDFQQCAVVRRMATDLNLPIEIVTVPTVREPDGLAMSSRNRNLSGEERRRAVAISRGLFAAADEFRSGVREVDKLIAIAERHLETVDRLQYLELVDGDTLKRATSPLRLPAALCAAAYVGSTRLIDNVLLALPTL; encoded by the coding sequence ATGCAGACGATTACGACGGTCGCTGAGCTTCGTCGTGAACTGGCGAAGGCTTGCAGCGCGGGCAAACGCGTCGGGCTCGTGCCGACAATGGGCTATTTGCACGAGGGCCATCTGGCCCTGGTCAAGGCGAGCCGAGCGCAATGCGACGTCACCGTCGTTAGCATCTTCGTCAATCCGACGCAGTTCGGACCAAACGAGGATCTCAGCAGCTATCCTCGCGATTTCCTGCGCGATGAAAAATTGTGCCGCGATGCCGGTGTTGCGATTGTCTTCGCGCCGGGTGCACGGGAAGTCTATCCGGCTCAATTCGAGACCTTCGTCGAACCGGGCGAATTGGCGAAGCCACTATGCGGGGCTTTTAGGCCTGGGCATTTTCGCGGCGTCGCAACCGTGGTATGCAAGCTGTTCAACATGGTGCGTCCGGACGTCGTGTTTTTCGGGCAAAAGGATTTTCAGCAATGCGCGGTCGTGCGTCGCATGGCGACTGATCTAAATCTTCCGATCGAGATCGTCACCGTGCCAACCGTTCGGGAACCGGACGGGCTCGCGATGAGCAGTCGCAATCGGAATCTGAGCGGGGAAGAACGTCGGCGAGCCGTTGCCATCAGTCGTGGGCTGTTCGCCGCGGCGGATGAGTTCCGCTCAGGAGTGCGGGAGGTGGACAAGCTGATTGCGATCGCGGAGCGGCATCTTGAGACCGTTGATCGGCTGCAATACCTTGAACTTGTCGATGGTGATACGCTCAAGCGCGCCACGAGTCCGCTGCGGCTTCCGGCGGCGCTCTGTGCCGCAGCCTACGTCGGTTCGACCCGGCTGATCGACAACGTACTGCTCGCGTTGCCAACTCTGTAG
- a CDS encoding MFS transporter produces the protein MASAGQPSSRLATRLAFFVPGVGFGAWAPLVPFAKDRLAADDGVLGLLLLCLGAGSIIAMLLTSVLSARYGVRLIILVGGLSLAIVLPCLTTASKLALGVALFALGASIGSISVAANIHAMEVERTAECPLMSSFHAQFSIGGLVGSAAMTAFLSLQIDAFVSAVVCSGLIVIAIMLAWPRLVPTAQADQGPSFVLPRSIVLLLAVIAAIAFLIEGAMLDWAALLVVGAGLAPKTQGGLAYVLFSIAMTVGRLAGDAVVERAGDRATLMFGSLLALAGFGALLAAPAAVIAMIGLLLIGLGLSNVAPILFRRAGTQEAMPVGPAIAAIMTVGYAGILIGPAGIGLLAKYVGLPAAFGVLAGLMCLVGLLAPIATANTR, from the coding sequence ATGGCGTCTGCTGGTCAACCATCCTCTCGGTTAGCAACGCGTCTTGCATTCTTCGTTCCCGGGGTTGGCTTCGGGGCCTGGGCTCCGCTCGTACCATTTGCGAAAGACCGGCTGGCGGCCGATGACGGCGTGCTTGGCCTACTACTGCTCTGCCTGGGTGCTGGATCCATCATCGCGATGCTTCTGACCAGTGTTTTGAGCGCCCGCTACGGCGTCAGGCTGATCATTCTTGTGGGTGGGCTTAGTCTCGCGATCGTCCTGCCGTGCCTCACGACAGCTAGCAAGTTGGCGCTCGGCGTCGCGCTATTCGCCTTAGGCGCCTCGATAGGCTCGATTAGCGTGGCCGCGAACATTCATGCGATGGAGGTGGAGCGCACGGCGGAGTGCCCGCTGATGTCCAGCTTCCACGCTCAATTCAGCATCGGGGGACTTGTGGGGTCTGCAGCCATGACCGCTTTTCTCTCGCTGCAGATTGACGCATTTGTTTCGGCTGTGGTCTGCTCGGGATTGATAGTGATCGCGATCATGCTGGCGTGGCCGCGATTGGTACCAACGGCGCAGGCGGACCAGGGACCGTCGTTCGTTCTGCCGCGTTCCATCGTGCTCCTTCTAGCCGTGATTGCGGCGATCGCCTTCCTTATCGAAGGCGCGATGCTCGATTGGGCTGCCTTGTTGGTCGTCGGCGCTGGTCTTGCTCCAAAGACGCAGGGCGGCTTAGCGTATGTACTGTTCTCCATAGCCATGACGGTGGGACGCCTTGCTGGCGACGCCGTCGTCGAACGGGCGGGGGACCGCGCGACACTTATGTTCGGAAGTCTACTGGCCTTGGCAGGTTTCGGAGCTCTGCTGGCGGCACCGGCGGCCGTCATCGCCATGATCGGCTTGCTGCTCATTGGTCTTGGCCTATCGAATGTCGCCCCGATTCTGTTCCGGCGCGCCGGCACGCAGGAGGCGATGCCCGTTGGTCCGGCGATTGCCGCGATCATGACGGTGGGTTATGCCGGAATTCTCATTGGGCCAGCTGGTATCGGCTTACTGGCCAAGTACGTGGGACTGCCGGCCGCATTTGGGGTCCTAGCCGGGCTCATGTGCCTCGTCGGGCTCTTGGCGCCGATCGCGACGGCGAACACACGGTGA
- the istB gene encoding IS21-like element helper ATPase IstB has protein sequence MLTHPTLDLLHSLGLHGMAKGFKDLDAQSEARSLEHAEWLALLLEHEKTLRQQKRFESRARAAKLRHAACVEDVDYRAIRGLDRALFLKLAAGDWIRARHNLLVTGPCGVGKSWLACALGNKACRDDFSVAYHRVPRLFAALALGRADGRYTKMLRAIARLDLLILDDWGPEPLDADQRRDLLEIVEDRYEARSIIVTSQLPVDRWYEIIGNPTIADAILDRLVHNAYRIDLKGESLRKQKQSAPGQPAT, from the coding sequence ATGCTGACCCATCCCACCCTCGACCTGCTGCATAGCCTCGGTCTCCACGGTATGGCCAAAGGCTTCAAGGACCTCGATGCCCAGTCCGAAGCGCGCAGCCTCGAACACGCCGAATGGTTGGCTTTGCTCCTGGAACACGAGAAAACGCTGCGCCAACAAAAGCGGTTCGAAAGCAGAGCTCGAGCCGCCAAGCTACGTCATGCCGCCTGCGTCGAGGATGTCGATTACCGCGCTATCCGCGGCCTCGACCGCGCGCTCTTTCTAAAACTCGCTGCTGGCGACTGGATCCGGGCACGGCATAATCTCCTCGTTACCGGGCCATGCGGCGTCGGCAAGAGCTGGCTCGCTTGCGCCCTCGGCAACAAGGCTTGTCGAGACGACTTCTCAGTTGCGTACCATCGCGTGCCACGTCTCTTCGCGGCCCTTGCACTCGGTCGCGCCGATGGCCGCTATACCAAGATGCTGCGTGCTATCGCTCGCCTCGATCTGCTCATTCTTGATGACTGGGGACCGGAGCCGCTCGATGCCGACCAGCGCCGCGATCTGCTCGAGATCGTCGAGGACCGATATGAAGCTCGTTCGATCATCGTCACCAGCCAGCTGCCCGTCGATCGCTGGTACGAAATTATCGGAAATCCCACCATCGCCGACGCAATCCTCGATCGCCTCGTCCACAACGCTTACCGCATCGACCTCAAAGGAGAGAGCCTCAGAAAGCAAAAGCAATCCGCTCCAGGTCAACCGGCCACTTGA
- the istA gene encoding IS21 family transposase: MRQIRQMLRLARDGVSAREIGRTLGVARSTIQDNLKRASAAGLAWPLAGDLTDVVLEQRLFAHAGVKRGFRRRAEPDWASLACELKRPGVNLMVLWEEYRAVHPGGYGYSRFCDLFREFERRLSPTMRQDHPAGDKVFVDYSGKKIMIVDRATGVVREAEIFVAVLGASNYTYAEATWTQTLPDWIEAHVRMFRFFGGVPRLVVPDNLKSGVHRASFYDPEINRSYGMMASHYGVGILPARPRKPRDKAKVEAGVRFAQTYILGRLRRQTFFSLAEANAAIAAALERINAHVMRRISVSRRQLFETVEMPVLAPLPDADYQFAEWLLARVSLDYHVEVDGFFYSVPHGLIREQVDVRATTRTIELFHRGLRVAAHQRRYGGRRHGTDPDHMPSAHRRYAEWTPDRFRRWGRSIGPNTEGLVLAILANRPHPEQGFRTCLGVLRLFKDIDPERAELIAARAVAVSALTYKSIASIIANKLERSSRDTEDAIIEHPNLRGPGYFH, from the coding sequence ATGAGACAGATACGACAAATGCTACGGCTTGCCCGGGACGGGGTGAGCGCCCGGGAGATCGGACGCACGCTCGGCGTGGCGCGCAGCACAATCCAGGACAATCTCAAGCGGGCCTCGGCGGCCGGGCTTGCGTGGCCTTTGGCAGGCGACCTCACGGACGTCGTTCTTGAGCAACGACTGTTCGCCCATGCCGGCGTCAAGCGCGGGTTCCGTCGGCGCGCCGAGCCAGATTGGGCCTCGCTCGCCTGCGAACTCAAGCGGCCCGGCGTCAATCTGATGGTGCTCTGGGAAGAGTATCGCGCGGTTCACCCGGGAGGCTATGGCTACAGTCGCTTCTGCGATCTGTTCCGGGAGTTCGAGCGGCGCCTGTCGCCGACCATGCGGCAGGACCATCCGGCCGGCGACAAGGTGTTTGTCGATTACTCCGGCAAGAAAATCATGATCGTCGATCGCGCAACCGGGGTCGTGCGTGAAGCGGAGATCTTTGTCGCCGTGCTTGGCGCCTCCAATTACACCTACGCCGAGGCGACCTGGACGCAGACACTGCCGGACTGGATCGAGGCCCATGTCCGCATGTTCCGATTTTTTGGCGGGGTGCCGCGCCTTGTCGTGCCCGACAATCTGAAATCCGGCGTCCACAGGGCCTCGTTCTACGACCCTGAAATCAATCGCAGCTACGGGATGATGGCGTCCCATTACGGCGTCGGCATCCTTCCGGCACGGCCACGAAAGCCCCGGGATAAGGCAAAAGTGGAAGCCGGAGTGCGTTTTGCCCAGACCTATATCCTCGGGCGGCTTCGCCGGCAGACCTTCTTCTCGCTGGCTGAGGCGAACGCGGCAATCGCCGCCGCGCTGGAGCGCATCAACGCGCACGTCATGCGCCGGATCAGCGTCAGCCGCCGACAATTGTTCGAGACCGTCGAGATGCCCGTCCTGGCGCCGTTGCCGGATGCCGACTATCAGTTCGCGGAATGGCTCCTGGCCCGCGTCTCGCTCGATTATCACGTCGAGGTCGACGGCTTCTTCTACTCAGTTCCACACGGCCTGATCCGGGAGCAGGTCGACGTTCGCGCCACCACCCGGACCATCGAGTTGTTCCATCGGGGTTTGCGTGTTGCTGCTCATCAGCGCCGTTATGGCGGCCGCCGGCACGGCACTGATCCCGATCACATGCCCAGTGCGCATCGGCGTTACGCCGAGTGGACTCCCGATCGATTCCGGCGCTGGGGGCGGTCGATCGGGCCCAACACCGAGGGGCTCGTCCTCGCCATCCTGGCCAATCGGCCTCATCCCGAACAGGGATTCCGGACCTGTCTCGGCGTGCTTCGGCTGTTCAAGGATATTGATCCCGAACGCGCCGAGCTGATCGCGGCCCGCGCGGTCGCGGTCAGCGCACTGACCTACAAGAGCATCGCCTCCATCATCGCCAACAAGCTCGAACGCAGTTCTCGCGATACCGAGGACGCGATCATCGAACATCCCAATCTGCGCGGCCCCGGTTACTTCCATTGA
- a CDS encoding Ulp1 family isopeptidase, whose amino-acid sequence MEPIYNDPNSWMRWYAEQQALQRAGQEADVDPADQAGFEQQLGELQLRSPEESSGVSSPDSSAARSHENIQRTDVGGSMRMRPRSNLRDNSFSSTRRSVDVPHAHLGSAANNYRSDLRDRPFSSMRYAAPSEEEPTARTKDNKPRGLFSRVKSGLSKVFGGNHREKWSGGQASDDVYSELRIDFAKRSRPSEADLALIEEFKTALGSANRKTKTIENYVMALRMFSEFLQPKGVTLNDLLGNADLLTAYKDEFKKVASANSRNYVGGALDTLQTFQAGNPISAPAGVGTREQPMHPQDERMIRQFVENVKDYRVDPDGTRGRGTGKVPLATIKGNVQALNAFARWLRAQNKGPLAPRAFNEPRSLADDINEYFVAGGDDRDRLSAALSHLRRIGADGLQAVGAGPRLMGRETLSAHPKDVSTISDFLTDALSKLGSDATRKEKICASARASRLRSFSDWLQREGRPSIMDRIEGNAKQQSSLSADYAAYSKATKQTPPLDLLRQYLGLEPQQGLRAYDDDASLIESLAKEELRNLDPASEQRRKTIRNTASAQRNFSNWLRTEGRESIASRINGNSEQRRSLEADHRAFTEAKGKLGLSLRKLRQYLQLVEANRGLGVTFPEQRASSNSTSTWVRDLPTPPSESEWPPLLDPFGQAGLQEPARSSSTWSPHVPSDFDPSEWPAAQGPVGPGWQDLAGSSLTWSPRVPSDFEWPTPEGAPARSSDIYHGLASFTDLPSTPQEMRDDAQSRPVLSPAGRPPFFIGSSGTPQELEDIGYLVGEDWQHGTQAVPDFLLDVLDNKMLLPSSQMAPQPVSINGETYSIALGPRGRRDAQLIHHPGPSSVPDARIGASRASASAGDRSGRVLGAEEWLGDAHIQRDYELLSQELQQNNPNLAARTRFVDPLIAFQVGHGTDGDALDAFHRIVNDRNGNDTADFLFLPVSDASATNLHARGSHWSLLLVDRRDRDRPVAYHYDSAKAYYDSAKAYNATPAAKLAARVGADLRDAPMRQQGNGYDCGVFVVDGTRALVRRLAGRRHADLSLLYLVVDRQALRNRLSG is encoded by the coding sequence GTGGAACCGATCTATAACGATCCGAACTCTTGGATGCGCTGGTACGCCGAGCAGCAGGCGTTGCAGCGTGCGGGGCAAGAGGCCGACGTCGACCCTGCCGATCAAGCTGGCTTCGAGCAGCAATTGGGCGAGCTGCAACTCCGCTCTCCTGAGGAGAGTTCCGGGGTTAGTTCCCCCGACAGTTCAGCCGCACGGTCGCATGAAAACATCCAGCGTACGGACGTTGGTGGTTCGATGCGAATGCGGCCAAGGTCCAACCTGCGGGACAATTCGTTCAGCAGTACGCGTCGCAGTGTCGATGTTCCGCACGCTCATCTTGGCTCGGCTGCAAATAATTACCGGTCTGACTTGCGGGACAGGCCCTTCAGCAGCATGCGTTACGCAGCGCCCTCGGAGGAAGAACCTACGGCGCGGACGAAGGACAACAAGCCGCGTGGACTGTTCTCTCGGGTCAAATCAGGGTTAAGCAAAGTCTTTGGAGGAAACCACCGTGAGAAGTGGTCCGGCGGCCAAGCCTCTGATGACGTCTACTCGGAGCTTCGCATCGACTTTGCAAAGCGCAGTCGCCCGTCCGAAGCAGACCTAGCGCTGATTGAAGAGTTCAAGACGGCATTGGGCAGCGCGAACCGTAAGACGAAGACGATCGAGAATTATGTGATGGCTCTTCGAATGTTCAGCGAATTCCTCCAACCCAAAGGCGTCACTCTGAACGACCTGCTTGGCAATGCTGATCTGCTGACAGCCTATAAAGATGAATTTAAGAAGGTGGCGAGCGCCAATAGCAGGAACTATGTGGGTGGAGCCTTGGATACACTCCAGACTTTCCAGGCTGGAAATCCCATATCCGCTCCAGCTGGGGTGGGTACGCGAGAGCAACCGATGCACCCCCAAGACGAGCGGATGATCCGCCAGTTCGTGGAAAACGTCAAAGACTACAGAGTAGATCCCGATGGTACCAGAGGCCGCGGGACTGGAAAGGTCCCGCTTGCAACGATCAAGGGCAATGTGCAAGCGCTCAACGCGTTTGCTCGTTGGCTCCGAGCGCAGAACAAGGGGCCCCTGGCTCCTCGGGCATTCAATGAGCCAAGGTCGCTCGCCGACGACATCAACGAGTACTTCGTAGCTGGCGGCGATGATCGTGACCGCCTCAGCGCGGCATTGTCTCATCTCCGCAGGATCGGGGCTGACGGGCTCCAAGCTGTCGGTGCCGGGCCCCGCCTGATGGGGCGCGAAACGTTGTCGGCTCATCCGAAGGACGTCTCCACGATCAGTGACTTTTTAACGGACGCTCTATCCAAGCTTGGATCCGACGCGACTCGCAAGGAGAAAATCTGCGCTTCGGCGAGGGCTTCCAGGCTACGCTCTTTTAGTGATTGGCTTCAAAGAGAGGGCAGGCCGAGCATCATGGACCGTATCGAGGGCAATGCTAAGCAGCAGTCGTCATTGAGCGCAGATTATGCGGCGTACAGCAAAGCCACAAAGCAGACACCCCCACTCGATCTCCTTCGACAATACCTGGGTCTCGAGCCCCAACAAGGACTTCGTGCTTATGACGATGACGCCAGCCTGATCGAGAGCCTGGCCAAGGAAGAGCTGAGAAACCTCGACCCAGCTTCCGAACAGAGAAGAAAAACAATTCGTAATACTGCTTCGGCCCAACGCAATTTCAGTAATTGGCTCCGCACAGAGGGTAGGGAAAGCATCGCGAGCCGAATCAACGGCAATAGTGAGCAGCGGCGCTCGCTGGAGGCAGACCACCGGGCTTTCACGGAAGCCAAAGGGAAACTTGGCCTGAGTCTCAGGAAGCTCAGGCAGTATCTGCAACTCGTTGAGGCAAACAGAGGGCTGGGTGTGACCTTCCCTGAGCAGAGGGCTAGCTCGAACTCAACCTCAACCTGGGTGCGAGATTTGCCGACGCCGCCGTCCGAAAGTGAGTGGCCGCCGCTGCTAGATCCGTTTGGGCAGGCTGGCTTGCAGGAACCGGCCAGGTCGAGCTCGACCTGGTCCCCGCACGTGCCGTCCGACTTTGATCCAAGTGAGTGGCCGGCAGCGCAAGGCCCGGTTGGACCGGGTTGGCAGGACCTGGCCGGCTCGAGCTTAACCTGGTCTCCACGAGTGCCGTCCGACTTCGAGTGGCCAACTCCAGAGGGCGCGCCAGCTCGGTCCTCAGACATCTACCACGGTTTGGCTTCTTTCACTGATCTGCCGTCCACACCGCAGGAAATGCGTGACGACGCCCAGTCAAGGCCGGTGCTCAGCCCTGCCGGCAGACCGCCGTTCTTCATCGGTTCATCAGGCACGCCGCAAGAGCTCGAGGATATCGGATATCTCGTCGGCGAGGATTGGCAGCATGGCACACAGGCGGTGCCAGACTTCCTGCTCGATGTACTGGACAATAAAATGCTGCTGCCGAGTTCGCAAATGGCTCCCCAGCCGGTCTCTATCAACGGTGAGACCTACTCCATTGCGTTGGGGCCGCGAGGACGCCGCGACGCCCAACTGATCCATCACCCTGGCCCATCCTCAGTTCCTGATGCCCGGATCGGCGCTTCGAGGGCGAGTGCCTCTGCCGGCGACCGCAGCGGACGGGTGCTCGGAGCCGAGGAATGGCTGGGTGATGCGCATATCCAGCGGGACTACGAGCTGCTGTCGCAGGAGTTGCAGCAAAACAATCCAAACCTCGCCGCCCGGACCCGGTTCGTCGATCCTCTCATCGCCTTTCAGGTGGGCCATGGTACGGACGGCGACGCCCTGGACGCATTCCATCGCATTGTCAACGATCGGAATGGCAACGATACGGCCGACTTCCTGTTCTTGCCGGTGAGTGATGCGAGCGCTACGAACCTTCATGCCCGCGGATCCCATTGGTCGTTGCTGCTGGTAGATCGCCGCGATCGCGACAGGCCGGTCGCCTATCATTACGACTCCGCCAAGGCATACTACGACTCCGCCAAGGCATACAATGCCACACCTGCAGCAAAGCTCGCAGCGCGGGTGGGAGCCGATTTGCGAGATGCCCCCATGCGCCAGCAGGGGAACGGCTATGATTGCGGAGTGTTTGTGGTCGACGGTACCCGGGCGCTGGTCAGACGGCTCGCGGGAAGACGGCACGCAGATCTGAGCCTCCTCTACCTCGTCGTCGATCGGCAGGCACTGCGAAACCGGCTAAGTGGGTGA
- a CDS encoding IS110 family transposase, with product MEVHRTFGEVVIWEDGRLRHAGRVDMTRTALEGFGKTLLASDEVVVEATGNSMAVSRVLAPFVARVIIANPLQVKAIAQAHVKTDKIDAGRRASLQAAGYLPQIWTPDAETERKRRLVARRYQVVRHRTRLKNEVHSILHAHLIPKCPHADLFNGRGRAWLAAQPLPDDERAAIDRHVRELDRLAEDLALLDREIAQDAIDDSAVNRLMTITGVNLAVAAGIMAAIGDISRFNSPQKLVSYFGLNPRVRQSGLGAAHHGRISKIGRSHARAMLVEAAWAAAKAPGPLHAFFVRIRARRGHQIAAVAVARKLTVLCWHLLTKGEDYLWARPALVAIKTRAMQLQAGHPQQKGSRRGPAYAYNIKALRDREMLIAAQAEQSYERLVTQWKPRRPKTGARAPQLGKTK from the coding sequence ATCGAGGTCCACCGAACTTTCGGGGAGGTGGTGATTTGGGAGGATGGCAGGCTCCGACATGCGGGCCGGGTTGATATGACGCGGACTGCGTTGGAGGGATTTGGCAAGACCCTGCTGGCCAGTGATGAGGTGGTGGTCGAAGCGACCGGCAACAGCATGGCGGTATCGCGGGTTCTGGCACCGTTCGTGGCACGGGTGATTATCGCCAATCCGCTGCAGGTGAAGGCGATCGCCCAGGCTCACGTCAAGACCGACAAGATCGATGCCGGCAGGCGCGCCAGTCTGCAGGCGGCCGGGTACCTGCCGCAGATCTGGACGCCTGACGCGGAGACGGAACGCAAGCGTCGGCTGGTGGCGCGGCGCTACCAGGTCGTGCGGCATCGCACGCGGCTCAAGAACGAGGTGCATTCGATCCTGCACGCGCACCTGATCCCGAAGTGCCCGCATGCCGATCTTTTCAACGGCCGCGGCCGGGCGTGGTTGGCCGCCCAACCGTTGCCGGACGATGAGCGCGCGGCGATCGATCGGCACGTCCGCGAGCTTGACCGGCTGGCGGAAGATCTGGCCCTGCTCGACCGCGAGATCGCGCAGGACGCCATCGACGATTCCGCGGTCAACAGATTGATGACGATCACCGGCGTCAACTTGGCGGTCGCTGCCGGCATCATGGCGGCGATCGGCGACATCAGCCGGTTCAACAGCCCGCAGAAGCTGGTGAGCTATTTTGGGCTGAACCCGCGGGTACGGCAGTCCGGACTGGGCGCCGCCCATCACGGCCGCATCAGCAAGATCGGCCGCAGTCACGCGCGCGCCATGCTGGTCGAGGCGGCCTGGGCAGCGGCCAAGGCGCCCGGTCCGCTGCATGCGTTTTTCGTGCGCATCCGCGCCCGGCGCGGCCATCAGATCGCCGCGGTGGCCGTGGCCCGGAAGCTCACCGTGCTTTGCTGGCATTTGTTGACGAAGGGCGAGGATTACCTGTGGGCGCGCCCGGCACTGGTCGCCATTAAGACCCGGGCGATGCAGCTTCAAGCCGGACATCCGCAACAGAAAGGCAGCCGGCGTGGGCCAGCGTATGCCTACAACATCAAGGCATTGCGCGACCGCGAGATGTTGATTGCCGCACAGGCGGAGCAAAGCTACGAGCGCTTGGTGACGCAATGGAAACCACGGCGGCCAAAAACCGGCGCGCGGGCGCCTCAACTCGGCAAGACAAAATAG
- a CDS encoding effector protein NopP produces the protein MYGRVNNWPDIPAEERYHRAANAEEAGAESQGFADAFARTRLQESAGSSPSQPSYSLVRKPPVVEIDRATFRTEVRTFHGDAINRIANNPHEYSEFVSARAKRTAEVAKEYGIRRDSEDARYYSYQLGNVSVGLQRTEAGFNMTEFESDKWRKQFPGRSEVTSIVDFQVAHPLVANAGDILLEHQLRQDGERPLVNWRPANAEAKARAETMGFVEVDEDDMVLDPTQSAQWTKNSLGEWQRATKSQLYLSKVDSDTEVAADSEEDGDFM, from the coding sequence ATGTACGGTCGAGTTAACAATTGGCCCGATATTCCGGCCGAAGAAAGATATCATCGGGCAGCAAACGCTGAGGAAGCGGGTGCCGAAAGCCAGGGCTTCGCGGATGCGTTCGCTAGAACGCGATTGCAGGAGTCCGCTGGCAGCTCACCTTCGCAACCGAGTTATTCCCTCGTTCGAAAACCTCCTGTGGTCGAGATCGACAGAGCTACCTTCAGGACAGAAGTGAGGACCTTTCATGGCGACGCAATCAACCGCATCGCCAACAATCCACACGAGTACTCGGAATTTGTATCCGCAAGAGCTAAGCGCACAGCAGAGGTCGCTAAGGAATACGGTATCAGAAGAGATTCAGAAGACGCCCGATATTACAGCTACCAATTAGGAAATGTGAGCGTTGGCCTCCAAAGAACGGAGGCCGGATTCAACATGACTGAGTTCGAAAGCGATAAGTGGCGAAAACAGTTCCCTGGACGAAGTGAAGTCACCTCAATTGTTGATTTTCAGGTTGCTCATCCGCTTGTCGCGAACGCCGGCGATATTCTGCTCGAACATCAGCTTCGGCAAGACGGCGAACGACCATTGGTGAACTGGCGTCCTGCTAATGCAGAAGCGAAGGCCCGCGCAGAGACAATGGGCTTCGTTGAAGTGGACGAGGACGACATGGTACTTGACCCCACTCAGTCCGCCCAGTGGACAAAAAACAGCCTCGGTGAATGGCAGCGGGCAACTAAATCTCAGCTTTATCTCTCCAAGGTCGATAGTGATACTGAGGTTGCAGCAGATTCCGAAGAGGATGGTGACTTTATGTAA
- a CDS encoding IS110 family transposase encodes MLKARRNRTDQANALAYERPRGAVPLLGKDITTLDGLGPYLSLKLIAEWGDDLSSWRSAKHFTSWLGLAPNDKVSGGRMLSSRTRGSGGRAAAILRLAAVTVGRTDTALGGFYRRLSSRVGCASSAARVLPPLAERRLRPDDVAHTDFLEAVLSSGAEVASVRP; translated from the coding sequence GTGTTGAAGGCGCGTCGGAATCGAACCGATCAGGCGAACGCTCTAGCTTACGAACGTCCGCGTGGCGCTGTTCCGTTGCTCGGAAAGGACATCACCACGCTCGACGGCCTCGGTCCTTACCTCTCGCTGAAGCTGATCGCTGAATGGGGCGACGACCTCTCCTCGTGGCGAAGTGCAAAGCATTTTACCTCCTGGCTGGGACTGGCGCCGAACGACAAGGTCTCCGGCGGCAGAATGCTCTCGTCCCGAACGCGCGGATCCGGCGGTAGGGCGGCGGCAATTCTGCGCCTTGCTGCCGTAACCGTGGGCCGTACAGACACCGCGCTCGGCGGCTTTTACAGGCGACTTTCATCGCGCGTGGGGTGCGCCTCGAGTGCAGCGCGCGTTCTTCCGCCGCTTGCCGAGCGGCGGCTTCGCCCTGATGACGTGGCACATACCGACTTTCTCGAGGCCGTACTGTCGAGCGGCGCAGAAGTTGCAAGCGTCCGTCCCTGA